A region of Deinococcus rubellus DNA encodes the following proteins:
- the acpP gene encoding acyl carrier protein — MDTYEQVKNVIVDKLGVEADKVTPESRFVEDLGADSLETVELIMGLEDQFGVTISDEAAENIRTVQAAVDYISSQQ; from the coding sequence ATGGATACTTACGAACAAGTCAAGAATGTGATCGTGGACAAGCTCGGCGTCGAAGCCGACAAGGTGACGCCCGAGTCCCGTTTCGTCGAGGACCTCGGCGCGGACAGCCTGGAGACCGTCGAGCTGATCATGGGCCTGGAAGACCAGTTCGGCGTGACCATCAGTGACGAGGCCGCCGAGAACATCCGTACGGTGCAGGCCGCCGTGGACTACATCAGCAGCCAGCAGTAA